One stretch of Candidatus Hydrogenedentota bacterium DNA includes these proteins:
- a CDS encoding sulfatase produces MNRVLTFCCVTLALGVGACSKPAEPAPTAQEPLARQIETPAPPETPAKPAEPIVKKDLDYTNLLIITVDTLRADHLSCYGNPNPTTPNIDAVAKEGTLFEYTFAPKGSTWPSLATIQTGLYPVTHGVRYNGMTLDSKHETLAETLAPKGYTSAVFIANGGQQKWEGFEMRVILKDEPRDKGVSDAAVDWLDKNGDKKFYLWLHYMAPHGPYEPLKEFNRFTDTNYKGDLDGSYERLTRAFVRREKLSDADIAYVKGLYDGEVAFNDFQIGRVLDKVASLGILDDTLVVISADHGEELGDHHGYWHHQASLYDGTLHVPLIFQLPGKVPAGVRETTPVSLADIAPTVLELLGVERPQAYEGVSLAAAFNEQPIERGAVFGEWGDKMLFVRTKEHKYIYNPSGFEPPVKRERNQAGGEAQRKKGDHTLPIKKFELYDIAKDPRELSDIGAQSADVIGKLDAELKAGYIDKYGWKLENKAEELLQQQLDPEMRKELENLGYVQ; encoded by the coding sequence TTGAACCGAGTATTGACTTTCTGTTGCGTTACGCTGGCGCTGGGTGTCGGCGCGTGTTCAAAGCCGGCCGAGCCGGCCCCAACGGCGCAGGAGCCGCTCGCGAGGCAAATCGAAACACCGGCGCCTCCGGAAACGCCCGCGAAACCGGCCGAGCCGATCGTGAAGAAAGACCTGGACTACACGAACCTGCTCATTATCACGGTCGATACGCTTCGGGCCGATCACCTTAGTTGTTACGGAAACCCGAACCCAACAACACCGAATATCGATGCGGTCGCGAAAGAGGGGACGCTGTTCGAGTACACGTTTGCGCCGAAGGGGTCCACATGGCCCTCGCTGGCGACAATTCAGACCGGGCTGTATCCCGTCACGCACGGTGTGCGGTACAACGGGATGACGTTGGACTCGAAGCACGAGACGTTGGCAGAGACGCTGGCGCCGAAGGGCTATACCAGCGCGGTCTTCATCGCGAACGGCGGGCAGCAAAAGTGGGAAGGGTTCGAGATGCGCGTCATCCTGAAGGATGAGCCGCGCGACAAGGGTGTTTCCGACGCGGCCGTCGACTGGCTCGACAAGAACGGCGACAAGAAGTTTTATCTGTGGCTGCATTACATGGCGCCGCACGGCCCGTACGAACCGCTTAAAGAGTTCAACAGGTTCACGGATACGAACTATAAAGGCGACCTTGACGGAAGCTATGAGAGGCTGACGCGCGCATTTGTCCGCCGAGAGAAATTGTCGGACGCGGACATTGCGTACGTGAAAGGGTTATACGACGGCGAGGTCGCGTTCAACGATTTCCAGATCGGGCGCGTGCTGGACAAGGTCGCGTCGCTTGGAATTCTCGACGATACGCTGGTGGTGATCAGCGCGGACCACGGCGAGGAACTGGGCGATCATCACGGATATTGGCACCACCAGGCGTCGCTGTACGATGGCACACTGCACGTGCCGCTGATTTTCCAACTGCCGGGTAAAGTGCCGGCGGGCGTGCGCGAAACGACCCCGGTATCCCTGGCGGACATCGCGCCGACGGTGCTCGAGCTGCTGGGCGTCGAGCGTCCGCAAGCGTACGAGGGCGTGAGCCTTGCTGCGGCGTTTAACGAACAGCCGATCGAACGCGGGGCGGTGTTCGGCGAGTGGGGCGACAAAATGCTCTTCGTACGCACCAAGGAACACAAGTACATCTACAATCCGAGCGGGTTCGAGCCGCCGGTGAAGCGCGAACGCAATCAGGCCGGAGGCGAAGCGCAGCGCAAGAAGGGCGACCACACGCTGCCGATCAAGAAGTTCGAGCTATACGACATCGCGAAGGACCCTCGCGAACTTTCCGACATCGGCGCACAATCGGCGGACGTGATAGGGAAGCTGGACGCCGAACTCAAGGCCGGTTACATCGACAAGTACGGGTGGAAGCTGGAGAACAAGGCGGAAGAGCTGCTCCAACAGCAGCTTGATCCCGAGATGCGAAAGGAACTGGAAAACCTGGGTTACGTGCAG